The proteins below are encoded in one region of Arthrobacter sp. CJ23:
- a CDS encoding acyl-CoA dehydrogenase family protein, with amino-acid sequence MTTTVDQHTATSDYFRLDDDLTAEEITIRDKVRGFAEQRVLPVINAYWEKAEFPEELLPPLAELGIIGTTIQGYGCPGMSRKAAGMVAREMARADGSLNTFLGVHSNLCMGALNILGSDEQKQRWLPALARIEKTGAFALTEPDHGSDSVALETSARRDGEHWVLNGHKRWIGNGHAADVIVLFARNTEDGNVNAFVVEKDSDGRYPAGYAPTVITGKVGKRAILQAGIVIEEMRLPASNRLEGCHSFRDVARVLQATRGGAAWEAVGHAMAVFEIASDYAQTRIQFGKPIASFQLVQSRLANMLSELTTMQLLCTRMAELADRGQLTNAQASMVKMATAQKGKWICNEARDLLGGNGLLLENHVIRHMTDMEVVSTYEGTDSMQALIVGRDITGISAFN; translated from the coding sequence ATGACCACCACAGTCGATCAGCACACTGCGACGTCGGACTACTTCCGCCTCGACGACGACCTCACCGCCGAGGAAATCACCATCCGGGACAAGGTCCGCGGCTTCGCCGAGCAGCGTGTCCTGCCGGTCATCAACGCCTATTGGGAGAAGGCCGAGTTCCCTGAGGAGCTCCTGCCGCCCCTGGCGGAGCTGGGCATCATCGGCACCACCATCCAGGGCTACGGATGCCCGGGAATGAGCCGCAAGGCCGCCGGCATGGTGGCCCGCGAGATGGCCCGTGCGGACGGCAGCCTCAACACCTTCCTGGGCGTCCACTCCAATCTGTGCATGGGCGCCCTGAACATCCTGGGCAGCGACGAGCAGAAGCAGCGCTGGCTCCCGGCACTGGCCCGGATTGAGAAGACCGGCGCCTTCGCCCTGACCGAGCCGGACCACGGCTCGGACTCCGTTGCCTTGGAGACCAGCGCCCGGCGCGACGGCGAGCACTGGGTCCTGAACGGCCACAAGCGCTGGATCGGCAACGGGCACGCGGCGGACGTCATCGTCCTGTTTGCCCGTAACACCGAAGATGGGAACGTCAACGCCTTCGTGGTCGAAAAGGACAGCGACGGCCGCTACCCCGCGGGCTACGCCCCCACCGTCATCACCGGCAAGGTGGGCAAGCGCGCCATCCTCCAGGCCGGCATCGTCATCGAGGAGATGCGGCTTCCCGCGTCCAACCGGCTGGAAGGCTGCCACTCGTTCCGCGACGTGGCCCGGGTCCTGCAGGCCACCCGTGGCGGCGCCGCCTGGGAGGCCGTAGGACATGCCATGGCTGTCTTCGAAATCGCCTCGGACTACGCCCAGACCCGCATCCAGTTCGGCAAGCCCATTGCCTCATTCCAGCTGGTGCAGTCCCGGCTGGCGAACATGCTCAGCGAACTCACCACCATGCAGCTGCTGTGCACCCGCATGGCCGAACTCGCGGACCGGGGCCAGCTCACCAACGCCCAGGCATCCATGGTCAAGATGGCCACCGCCCAGAAGGGCAAGTGGATCTGCAACGAAGCACGCGATCTGCTCGGCGGCAACGGACTGCTCCTGGAGAACCACGTCATCCGCCACATGACCGACATGGAAGTGGTCTCCACCTATGAGGGCACCGACTCCATGCAGGCACTCATCGTGGGCCGCGACATCACCGGCATCTCCGCCTTCAACTGA
- a CDS encoding LysR family transcriptional regulator: MSSLALLVGIADHGSLSAGARAVGMAQSNATRAVKTLERRLGYPLLSRATTGSKLTPEGALTVEWAREVLQGLNTLWTGAQALAAPADREFTFAASMTVAEHLAPTWIGRLHEADPRIKTRLRVMNSSEVIAAVQNRDVALGFVETPDIPPQLSSLTVWSDELVLIAPPGHPWATRREPVTLKELAATHLLEREAGSGTRAFLDERVGANRATPIVEFNSNSAICQSVSAGMGPAMLSRLAVEGSLRMGSFTEVPLREGNLARNLQAIWSGPAPSDGPAAMLLGICAQARTGL; the protein is encoded by the coding sequence ATGTCTTCGCTCGCCCTCCTGGTGGGCATCGCCGACCACGGCAGCCTCAGTGCCGGTGCACGCGCCGTGGGCATGGCCCAATCGAATGCGACGCGGGCCGTGAAGACCCTGGAGCGGCGACTGGGTTACCCGCTGCTGTCCCGGGCAACCACCGGCTCGAAGCTCACCCCGGAGGGTGCGCTGACCGTCGAATGGGCGCGCGAAGTGCTCCAGGGCCTCAACACCCTGTGGACCGGCGCGCAGGCGCTGGCCGCCCCAGCGGACCGGGAGTTCACCTTCGCCGCGAGCATGACGGTTGCCGAGCATCTGGCACCGACGTGGATCGGCCGGCTGCATGAGGCCGATCCACGCATCAAGACCAGGCTGCGGGTCATGAATTCCAGCGAGGTCATTGCCGCCGTACAGAACCGCGACGTCGCCCTCGGCTTCGTCGAGACCCCGGACATACCCCCGCAGCTATCGTCCTTGACGGTGTGGAGCGACGAACTGGTGCTCATCGCCCCTCCCGGCCACCCCTGGGCCACGCGCCGGGAACCTGTCACCCTGAAGGAATTGGCGGCAACGCACTTGCTGGAGCGGGAAGCCGGATCCGGGACCAGGGCCTTCCTCGACGAGCGCGTCGGCGCAAACAGGGCCACGCCGATTGTGGAATTCAACAGCAATTCCGCCATCTGCCAGTCGGTCTCGGCCGGCATGGGGCCGGCAATGCTGAGCCGCCTGGCCGTGGAAGGATCCCTGCGAATGGGCAGTTTCACCGAGGTGCCCCTGCGCGAGGGAAACCTGGCCCGGAACCTGCAGGCCATCTGGAGCGGACCGGCCCCGTCGGACGGACCGGCGGCCATGCTGCTGGGCATCTGCGCACAGGCACGCACCGGCCTCTGA
- a CDS encoding YeiH family protein: MRNNDVSLDFTGKITAPKAVEPGPDVGHAQQFRQLLPGLAACIIGGAASMAGTRLLPGASPLLIAILLGALWRNALPVPAAFHPGVGFSSKALLRLGIVLLGLQLSLSTILALGPGVLLVVVLCVGLTFGATLIIGGWLGIELPQRLLIAAGFSICGAAAVAATENATRAKQEQVATAIGLVVLFGTLMIPAAPAVGALFGMDDEAIGMLIGASIHEVAQVVAAGGAVSSSALAVAVTVKLARVVTLAPIVAGLSIYMRKKHAVAESKKPPIVPLFVVGFMAAMLLRTTGTVPVPLLEAAQMAQTFLLAAAMFGLGLGVHIRGLMRSGSRSLVLAAVATLVILVVAVAGTLLFPPAG, encoded by the coding sequence ATGCGAAACAATGACGTCTCACTCGACTTCACGGGGAAAATCACCGCGCCCAAGGCGGTCGAACCGGGTCCTGATGTGGGGCACGCTCAGCAATTCCGCCAACTGTTGCCCGGCCTCGCCGCATGCATCATTGGCGGGGCGGCCTCGATGGCCGGCACCAGGCTGCTGCCCGGAGCCAGCCCGCTGCTGATTGCCATCCTGCTCGGTGCTCTCTGGCGCAATGCGCTGCCGGTCCCCGCGGCGTTCCACCCCGGTGTCGGGTTCTCCTCCAAGGCGCTGCTGCGTTTGGGCATCGTGCTTCTGGGGCTTCAGCTTTCGCTCTCCACGATCCTGGCGCTCGGCCCAGGCGTGCTGCTGGTGGTGGTGCTCTGCGTCGGCTTGACGTTCGGGGCCACGCTCATCATCGGCGGTTGGCTGGGCATCGAATTGCCGCAACGGCTGCTGATCGCGGCCGGATTTTCGATCTGCGGTGCCGCGGCAGTGGCCGCCACGGAAAACGCCACCCGGGCCAAGCAGGAGCAAGTGGCGACGGCGATCGGCCTGGTGGTGCTCTTCGGCACCTTGATGATCCCGGCCGCCCCCGCGGTGGGTGCGCTCTTCGGCATGGACGATGAAGCCATCGGGATGCTCATCGGGGCCTCGATCCACGAGGTGGCCCAGGTGGTGGCTGCCGGGGGAGCGGTCAGTTCGAGCGCACTGGCCGTGGCTGTGACCGTCAAACTGGCCCGCGTCGTGACCCTCGCCCCCATTGTGGCCGGGCTGAGCATCTACATGCGGAAGAAGCACGCCGTGGCGGAAAGCAAGAAGCCGCCGATCGTTCCGTTGTTCGTGGTCGGCTTCATGGCGGCGATGCTGCTGCGCACCACGGGGACGGTGCCGGTACCGCTGCTCGAAGCGGCCCAGATGGCGCAGACGTTCCTGCTTGCCGCCGCAATGTTCGGGCTCGGCCTCGGAGTCCACATCCGCGGGCTGATGCGCTCCGGCAGCCGCTCGCTGGTGCTCGCGGCGGTGGCGACCCTGGTGATCCTGGTGGTTGCGGTGGCCGGGACCCTCCTCTTCCCGCCGGCAGGCTAG
- a CDS encoding SDR family NAD(P)-dependent oxidoreductase: protein MAESGSSPALVLSGGSSGIGEALAADLRNGWDVTSVSRSLPANPLDGVNYVSGDVAGDAPANVRAALAAQGRTSIHSLVHCAGIGVFGPFMDMPKAEWERALILNLHGTLNFIQGVADLVEDGGRIVLFSSGTVFKAPAGAAAYAASKAGIIGFSRSLAAEMGERNITVNVVAPGLVITPLAAKLAGGEEANISTRAIKRAAVVEDFVGPTRFFLSPGASFVTGQTLVVDGGSIRR, encoded by the coding sequence ATGGCGGAAAGCGGCTCCTCCCCGGCACTGGTCCTCAGCGGCGGCTCCTCGGGCATCGGCGAGGCGCTGGCCGCGGATCTGAGAAACGGCTGGGACGTCACGTCAGTCTCCCGTTCCCTACCGGCCAACCCGCTGGACGGGGTCAATTATGTCAGCGGCGATGTCGCCGGTGACGCCCCGGCCAACGTGCGCGCGGCCCTGGCGGCGCAGGGCCGCACCAGCATCCACTCGCTGGTCCACTGTGCAGGCATCGGCGTTTTCGGTCCGTTCATGGACATGCCCAAAGCCGAGTGGGAACGTGCGCTGATCCTTAACCTGCACGGCACGCTGAACTTCATCCAGGGTGTCGCCGACCTCGTGGAGGATGGCGGCCGGATCGTACTGTTCTCCTCCGGCACCGTGTTCAAGGCCCCCGCGGGCGCCGCAGCCTACGCTGCGTCCAAGGCCGGCATCATCGGCTTCTCGCGCAGCCTCGCCGCGGAGATGGGTGAGCGGAACATCACCGTGAACGTGGTGGCCCCCGGGCTAGTGATCACCCCGCTGGCGGCCAAGCTGGCAGGCGGCGAGGAAGCGAACATCAGCACCCGTGCCATCAAGCGGGCGGCAGTGGTGGAGGACTTCGTGGGTCCCACCCGTTTCTTCCTCTCCCCTGGCGCCTCGTTCGTGACCGGGCAGACCCTGGTGGTCGACGGCGGTTCCATCCGCCGCTGA
- a CDS encoding alpha/beta fold hydrolase, with the protein MLTETPLITETTALVANLETRFLSGGPDDGVPVVFLHDGAWGGSSDVTWSHVLPLAAETFRVIAPDFLGYGGSAKSIRVDVSPFAFRIRHLFSLLDSLGITEPVHIVGNSFGGSIGLRALADEGYRDRIASVTTINGTGGPWKAPDMARIGDFDGTRERLEEIVDILCDPSEDKEAQLDARMRWATAPGHFTAMRGPHMPVPEALKVVRPADPFPAPLQGVATPALLVECTGDTLLESGWAMNLQAELPNARAVLLPYKHCPNITHPQETWNVIGAFLESTIEGGK; encoded by the coding sequence TTGCTCACCGAGACACCCTTGATCACCGAGACGACCGCGCTCGTCGCCAACCTGGAAACCCGTTTCCTTTCGGGAGGCCCCGACGACGGGGTTCCCGTCGTGTTCCTGCACGACGGTGCCTGGGGCGGCAGCTCCGACGTCACCTGGAGCCACGTCCTTCCCCTCGCGGCGGAGACGTTCCGCGTCATCGCCCCCGACTTCCTCGGCTACGGCGGCTCGGCCAAGTCGATCCGCGTGGACGTCTCTCCGTTCGCCTTCCGCATCCGCCACCTCTTCTCGCTGCTCGATTCCCTGGGCATCACCGAGCCCGTGCACATCGTCGGCAACTCGTTCGGCGGCTCGATCGGCCTGCGTGCACTGGCCGATGAGGGCTATCGGGACCGGATTGCCTCGGTCACCACAATCAACGGCACCGGCGGCCCGTGGAAGGCCCCGGACATGGCCAGGATCGGCGACTTCGACGGCACCCGCGAACGCCTCGAGGAAATCGTCGACATCCTGTGTGACCCCTCCGAGGACAAGGAAGCCCAGCTCGATGCGCGCATGCGCTGGGCCACCGCGCCCGGACACTTCACCGCCATGCGCGGACCGCACATGCCGGTTCCCGAGGCACTGAAGGTCGTGCGCCCGGCCGATCCGTTCCCCGCACCGCTGCAGGGCGTGGCCACCCCGGCCCTGCTCGTGGAGTGCACCGGCGACACGCTGCTGGAAAGCGGCTGGGCCATGAACCTCCAGGCCGAGCTCCCGAACGCCCGCGCCGTGCTCCTGCCTTATAAGCACTGCCCGAACATCACCCACCCACAGGAAACCTGGAACGTCATCGGCGCCTTCCTCGAATCGACCATTGAAGGCGGCAAGTAA
- a CDS encoding NAD(P)/FAD-dependent oxidoreductase, with translation MNKTLERNSTQVTEEGLAAHLASAQVPALVMLTAHVTGDASVLRDEWRPNLKTLPLSGLDPETEAEARSRCFELLAPFLATQNDWAAVPGEPMRRKIVTWLMGGENEDAQVMAQVAFTPNKVDPRRPDWTLDSVAPDSALNAVVIGAGFSGLLAGLRLKQAGVPFKIIEKSVGVGGTWWENTYPDCRTDVRSHIYTYSFVQHDWETHYGRQDRIHGYLHQFASDNGLLEHMVFGTEVTATRWDQETGTWSLETKTAQGVGETIESNIVVSAVGQLNRPSIPNLPGLDSFNGPVVHSAQWDHGIDFANKRVVVIGTGASALQFAPAVAKVAEQVTIFQRSAPWLRPTPVLRQEIESGERWLLINLNQYRAYYRFSIFLPRLIGNLPAATVDPDFPPTELSVSAANEALRQELTAYLEEQAGDDDELRQQIIPNYPPAAKRIICDDGTWVKTLKRDNVRLVSQGVNRIDKDGVWLGDEHVPADIILLGTGFKASDFLLPMSVAGIDGKDLHQTWGIDASAYLGVTLPGYPNFFCMYGPNTNTVVHGNLVFFLECQANYIIDAVKTLATGGHRSLALRDDVFAVYDKQITTESAKRTWGWSKTHSWYMNAEGRSTIMWPLPAREYFERTSRVRAEDYKLG, from the coding sequence ATGAACAAGACCCTGGAACGCAACTCGACGCAGGTCACCGAAGAAGGACTCGCCGCCCACCTCGCATCTGCCCAGGTGCCGGCGCTGGTCATGCTCACGGCCCACGTCACAGGAGACGCCTCGGTGCTGCGCGATGAATGGCGGCCGAACCTGAAGACGCTTCCGCTCAGCGGCCTGGATCCGGAAACCGAGGCGGAAGCCCGCTCTCGTTGCTTCGAACTGCTCGCACCTTTCCTGGCCACCCAGAACGACTGGGCAGCGGTCCCTGGCGAGCCGATGCGCCGGAAGATCGTCACCTGGCTGATGGGTGGGGAGAACGAGGACGCCCAGGTCATGGCCCAGGTCGCGTTCACCCCCAACAAGGTGGACCCGCGCCGGCCGGACTGGACACTGGACTCGGTTGCCCCGGACAGCGCCTTGAATGCGGTGGTGATCGGTGCAGGGTTCTCCGGCCTGTTGGCCGGCCTCCGGCTGAAGCAGGCCGGCGTTCCGTTCAAGATCATCGAGAAGAGCGTCGGAGTCGGCGGTACCTGGTGGGAAAACACCTACCCCGACTGCCGCACGGACGTCCGCAGCCACATCTACACGTACTCCTTCGTACAGCACGACTGGGAGACCCACTACGGCCGCCAGGACAGGATCCACGGCTACCTGCACCAGTTCGCTTCCGACAACGGCCTGCTCGAGCACATGGTCTTCGGCACCGAGGTCACAGCCACCCGCTGGGATCAGGAAACCGGAACCTGGTCCCTTGAAACCAAGACCGCCCAGGGCGTCGGGGAAACCATCGAATCCAACATCGTGGTCAGTGCCGTGGGCCAGCTCAACCGTCCTTCGATCCCCAACCTCCCGGGCTTGGATAGCTTCAACGGCCCGGTGGTGCACTCCGCGCAGTGGGACCACGGGATCGACTTCGCCAACAAGCGCGTGGTGGTCATCGGCACCGGCGCCAGCGCCCTTCAGTTCGCACCCGCCGTCGCGAAGGTCGCCGAGCAGGTCACCATCTTCCAGCGCAGCGCCCCCTGGCTGCGCCCCACGCCCGTGCTGCGCCAGGAAATCGAAAGCGGCGAACGCTGGCTGCTGATCAACCTGAACCAGTACCGGGCCTACTACCGCTTCTCCATCTTCCTGCCGCGCTTGATCGGCAACCTGCCGGCCGCCACGGTGGACCCTGATTTCCCGCCGACGGAGCTCTCGGTCTCTGCCGCCAACGAGGCGCTGCGCCAGGAGCTGACCGCCTATCTGGAGGAGCAGGCCGGGGACGATGACGAACTGCGCCAGCAGATCATTCCCAACTACCCGCCGGCGGCCAAGCGCATCATCTGCGACGACGGCACCTGGGTGAAGACACTCAAGCGGGACAACGTACGCCTGGTCAGCCAGGGCGTGAACCGCATCGACAAGGACGGTGTGTGGCTCGGCGACGAGCACGTCCCGGCCGACATCATCCTGCTCGGCACCGGATTCAAGGCCTCCGACTTCCTGCTGCCCATGTCCGTGGCGGGCATCGACGGCAAGGACCTGCATCAGACCTGGGGCATCGACGCCAGCGCCTATCTGGGCGTGACGCTTCCCGGCTACCCGAACTTCTTCTGCATGTACGGCCCCAACACCAACACGGTGGTGCACGGCAATCTGGTCTTCTTCCTCGAATGCCAGGCCAACTACATCATCGACGCCGTCAAGACGCTGGCCACCGGCGGACACCGCTCCCTCGCCCTGCGCGATGACGTGTTCGCCGTGTATGACAAGCAAATCACCACCGAAAGTGCCAAGCGCACCTGGGGCTGGTCCAAGACCCACTCCTGGTACATGAACGCCGAGGGCCGCTCCACCATCATGTGGCCGCTGCCTGCCCGCGAGTACTTCGAACGCACCAGCCGCGTGCGCGCCGAAGACTACAAACTCGGCTGA
- a CDS encoding alpha/beta fold hydrolase: MAETLQKVAGADGTSVAYRQHGNGPRLITCLHSLALDGSWYAPLAEALGGDYRLLAPDFRGHGESARGESAPTLGLVAQDIAAMWDAESVESSVILGISLGGMVAQAVTGSFPHRVDAQILVATRGAYDEAATRGTLARAAEVRAPNGLEQAEEMTMHRWFGEGSGNAADPLVRQARAQFLGAGGNTIAEFFEAMTQVGEFHTDSPPPTLVIGGDDDQSIPGAVIEQLATSIRGAELRFAKGGHLLAFENPQEVAATVRPFLDSLDCWTR, from the coding sequence ATGGCTGAGACCCTGCAGAAGGTAGCGGGTGCCGATGGCACTTCGGTGGCCTATCGCCAGCACGGCAACGGCCCGCGCCTGATCACCTGCCTGCACTCCTTGGCGTTGGACGGATCGTGGTATGCACCCTTGGCCGAGGCGCTTGGCGGCGATTATCGGCTGCTCGCACCGGACTTCCGCGGACATGGCGAAAGCGCGCGCGGAGAATCCGCCCCCACGCTGGGACTCGTTGCACAGGACATCGCCGCCATGTGGGACGCCGAAAGCGTCGAGAGCTCGGTCATCCTGGGCATCTCGCTGGGCGGCATGGTGGCCCAGGCCGTCACCGGCAGCTTCCCCCACCGCGTCGACGCACAGATCCTGGTGGCAACGCGGGGGGCCTACGACGAAGCAGCGACCCGCGGAACCCTGGCACGCGCTGCCGAGGTCCGGGCCCCGAACGGGCTTGAACAGGCCGAAGAAATGACCATGCACCGCTGGTTCGGCGAAGGTTCGGGGAACGCCGCTGACCCGCTGGTGCGGCAGGCCCGCGCACAGTTCCTCGGGGCAGGCGGCAACACCATCGCCGAGTTTTTCGAAGCCATGACCCAGGTAGGCGAATTCCATACGGACTCGCCGCCGCCAACCCTGGTCATCGGCGGCGATGACGACCAGAGCATCCCCGGTGCGGTGATCGAACAGCTCGCCACCTCAATCAGAGGTGCCGAGTTGCGCTTTGCGAAGGGCGGACATCTGCTCGCCTTCGAGAACCCGCAGGAGGTCGCCGCAACGGTGCGGCCGTTCCTCGACAGCCTGGACTGCTGGACACGCTAA
- a CDS encoding ABC transporter ATP-binding protein: MTARAAQPTAAKGVSVEFENVNHSFLHGNRPVRVLDNFNLRIEPSEFVSIVGPSGCGKTTALGMVGNLLKPRSGTVRIDGHDVRPGSNDAAFLFARDALLPWRRVRSNVELGMEIRGVPKEERRERAEAWLRRVRLHEFADSDVLHLSQGMRQRVAIARTLVQNPKVLLMDEPFAALDAQTRAIQQEEFTQLWEAERPTVIFVTHDLEEAILLSDRVILMASRPGRMVVDMKIELERPRRQEMRRDSDLFKSYFHDMSDRLRSEVELAEQRIREENQHG, encoded by the coding sequence GTGACTGCAAGGGCAGCGCAGCCCACTGCAGCCAAAGGTGTTTCTGTCGAGTTCGAGAATGTGAACCACAGCTTCCTGCACGGCAACCGGCCGGTACGGGTCTTGGACAACTTCAACCTGCGGATCGAGCCTTCCGAGTTCGTCAGCATTGTGGGCCCGTCGGGCTGCGGCAAGACGACGGCTCTCGGCATGGTGGGCAACCTCTTGAAGCCCCGCAGCGGCACGGTCCGCATCGATGGCCACGATGTGCGCCCCGGAAGCAACGACGCCGCTTTCCTCTTCGCCCGCGACGCCCTTCTTCCCTGGCGCCGGGTCCGCAGCAACGTCGAGCTCGGGATGGAAATCCGCGGAGTGCCCAAGGAAGAGCGGCGCGAACGCGCCGAGGCCTGGCTCCGCCGCGTCCGCCTGCACGAGTTTGCCGACTCCGATGTCCTGCACCTCTCCCAAGGCATGCGGCAGCGCGTTGCCATCGCACGCACCCTGGTGCAGAACCCCAAGGTCCTGCTGATGGACGAGCCGTTCGCAGCCCTTGATGCACAGACCCGCGCGATCCAGCAGGAGGAGTTCACCCAGCTCTGGGAAGCTGAGCGGCCCACGGTCATATTCGTTACGCACGACCTCGAGGAAGCCATCCTCCTCAGCGACCGCGTTATCCTGATGGCCAGCCGGCCGGGCCGCATGGTGGTGGACATGAAGATCGAGCTCGAACGGCCGCGACGCCAGGAGATGCGCCGGGACTCCGATCTGTTCAAGTCCTATTTCCACGACATGTCCGATCGCCTTCGGAGCGAAGTCGAACTCGCCGAACAGCGCATCAGGGAGGAAAACCAGCATGGCTGA
- a CDS encoding SDR family NAD(P)-dependent oxidoreductase, with protein MTNTATNTRKKSGQTIFDFTGQVVIVTGASGGIGSALADKFAQAGADLVLHGRKAEALEAKAGQIRELGRKAIVVTGNIKEPETADALVRAALEEFGRIDVLINNAGGNFAARLEDLSANAWNATIGTNLSGAFHVSVACLPVFEKQGGGNIINVGSGSANYAHPMRGAYAAAKAGLASLTKTMSWEWADRGVRANCVEPGATLTPSSRFANADVEKSFGEFLALGRVGLPEEVADACLYLCSDASSFITGTVLQVTGGPHTSSPLDSKLVRAPRNA; from the coding sequence ATGACGAACACAGCCACCAACACCCGCAAGAAGTCGGGCCAGACCATATTCGATTTCACCGGCCAGGTCGTCATTGTGACGGGCGCTTCCGGCGGCATCGGCTCGGCGCTTGCCGACAAGTTCGCCCAGGCCGGCGCCGATCTGGTCCTGCACGGACGCAAGGCCGAGGCACTCGAAGCGAAGGCCGGGCAGATCCGCGAACTCGGACGCAAGGCCATCGTGGTCACCGGCAACATCAAGGAACCAGAGACCGCCGATGCGCTGGTCCGCGCCGCCCTTGAGGAGTTCGGCCGCATCGATGTCCTCATCAACAACGCCGGCGGCAACTTCGCTGCACGCCTCGAGGACCTGTCCGCCAACGCCTGGAACGCGACGATCGGCACCAACCTCAGCGGCGCCTTCCACGTCTCCGTCGCCTGCCTTCCCGTCTTCGAGAAGCAGGGTGGCGGAAACATCATCAACGTTGGCTCGGGCTCGGCGAACTATGCCCACCCGATGCGGGGCGCCTATGCCGCCGCCAAGGCGGGGCTAGCCTCGTTGACCAAGACCATGTCCTGGGAATGGGCCGACCGCGGCGTGCGCGCCAACTGCGTCGAGCCGGGCGCCACCCTGACCCCGTCCTCGCGCTTCGCCAACGCGGACGTCGAGAAGTCCTTCGGTGAGTTCCTGGCCCTGGGCCGTGTGGGCCTGCCGGAGGAAGTCGCGGACGCCTGCCTGTACCTGTGTTCCGACGCCTCCAGCTTCATCACCGGAACGGTCCTGCAGGTCACCGGCGGACCGCACACCTCTTCGCCGTTGGATTCAAAGCTCGTCCGGGCACCGCGCAATGCGTGA
- a CDS encoding ABC transporter permease, which produces MATIAKADTLLASAGSPAYNDNTILAERRRSKIKRELTVWALRIGALAVFVFSWSFVTGQGIMDPTLVSTPGEVGTSFVKQLGDGTFWVDVTATFSGAMAGLVSGAALGILAGVIFARVEVLHVAARPFLTLMNSLPRPALAPIFILWFGLGFGPKALVAFSVVFFVLMTSTMGALQSIDHDIKQLTQSLGMTRKQRFFKIELPSALPSIVGGLRLGAVYSVLGAVVSEMVGAYTGLGQRLVVVTNNFQVSETFAILLAMGLLSMVLDLSISVLQKLVTKWTR; this is translated from the coding sequence ATGGCAACGATCGCCAAGGCGGACACTCTGCTCGCCTCCGCAGGCTCGCCGGCCTACAACGACAACACGATCCTCGCGGAACGTCGCCGATCAAAGATCAAGCGGGAGCTGACCGTCTGGGCCCTGAGGATCGGTGCGCTCGCCGTCTTCGTCTTCAGCTGGTCCTTTGTGACGGGTCAGGGGATCATGGATCCGACGCTGGTTTCCACTCCGGGGGAGGTCGGGACCTCCTTCGTCAAGCAATTGGGGGATGGGACCTTCTGGGTTGATGTGACCGCGACCTTTAGCGGCGCCATGGCCGGCTTGGTCTCCGGTGCGGCCCTCGGCATCCTGGCCGGCGTCATCTTCGCCCGCGTCGAGGTTCTGCATGTCGCGGCCAGGCCCTTCCTGACCCTGATGAACAGCCTTCCGCGCCCGGCATTGGCGCCGATCTTCATCCTCTGGTTCGGTCTGGGGTTCGGCCCGAAGGCCCTCGTTGCCTTCAGCGTCGTGTTCTTCGTGCTGATGACCAGCACGATGGGTGCCTTGCAGAGCATTGACCACGACATCAAGCAGCTGACCCAGTCGCTGGGTATGACGCGCAAGCAGCGCTTCTTCAAGATCGAACTGCCGTCGGCGCTGCCGTCCATCGTTGGCGGCCTGCGGCTTGGTGCGGTGTACTCGGTGCTCGGTGCAGTGGTCTCGGAAATGGTCGGCGCGTACACCGGCCTGGGCCAGCGGCTGGTGGTGGTGACCAACAACTTCCAGGTTTCGGAGACCTTTGCCATCCTGCTCGCCATGGGCCTGCTCTCGATGGTCCTGGACCTTTCCATCTCGGTCCTGCAGAAGCTCGTGACGAAGTGGACGCGGTAG